In Erpetoichthys calabaricus chromosome 4, fErpCal1.3, whole genome shotgun sequence, one genomic interval encodes:
- the LOC127527676 gene encoding olfactory receptor 6N1-like, translated as MNQHDLRDRKMNDSKVPSFTEFELVGFPGLLDYRMFLFFGFLILLLITVTANLLILFLVSLDHRLHTPMYFFLWNLSLLDLLMTTAILPKLLAVLSGYDSTITMTACFGQMYFIISVGTTENCLVAAMAYDRYIAVVKPLHYNVIINVKMCFIILATSWILGLVIPATSIILASNLPYCASNKIMHCFCDYPAVISLACTDITDHATGAFGLGLLGNYLPMLYVLWTYVRIVLSVLKVKTTGSRAKAFSMCSSHVTVVLLYYVSASVVYAGLKMNSLSYDGRIFVGGLNYFLIPMVNPMIYSLRNKKMKEAARKYFNFVISFPTNRKTSVGNS; from the exons ATGAATCAG CATGATCTGAGAGACAGGAAAATGAACGATTCCAAAGTTCCATCCTTCACAGAGTTTGAACTGGTGGGTTTCCCTGGTCTTTTGGACTACaggatgtttctgttttttggattCCTTATCCTACTGCTAATCACTGTGACTGCCAATCTCCTTATCCTCTTTCTGGTTTCACTGGACCACCGGCTACACACACCAATGtacttttttctttggaatttatCCCTCTTGGACTTACTGATGACAACTGCAATTTTACCAAAACTGCTAGCAGTTCTTTCTGGATATGACAGTACAATTACTATGACTGCCTGCTTTGGGCAAATGTATTTTATCATCTCTGTTGGAACCACAGAAAATTGTTTGGTGGCAGCGATGGCGTATGATCGTTACATTGCTGTGGTGAAACCTCTACATTATAACGTGATCATAAATGTCAAAATGTGCTTCATAATATTGGCCACCTCTTGGATTCTTGGGTTGGTAATTCCAGCAACCTCCATAATATTAGCTTCAAATCTGCCCTACTGTGCTTCTAATAAAATCATGCACTGTTTTTGCGACTATCCAGCTGTAATTTCCCTGGCTTGTACTGATATTACTGATCATGCAACTGGAGCCTTTGGACTAGGCTTGCTCGGTAACTATTTGCCCATGCTGTATGTTCTCTGGACGTATGTCAGAATTGTGCTTTCAGTTTTAAAGGTAAAAACAACAGGAAGTCGAGCAAAAGCTTTCTCGATGTGCTCTTCACATGTGACTGTGGTGCTACTGTactatgtttctgcttctgtagtATACGCAGGGTTAAAAATGAACAGCCTTTCATATGATGGACGCATTTTTGTTGGGggattgaattattttttaattccaaTGGTTAACCCAAtgatttacagtttaagaaataaaaagatgaagGAAGCAgctagaaaatattttaactttgtcATCAGTTTTCctacaaacagaaaaacatcTGTCGGTAATTCATAA
- the LOC114641284 gene encoding olfactory receptor 1-like produces MKMNTSVESVSEFVLHCVIDSSQRNYTIAALIFIYLTSICSNLLVFLVIVQNHQLQTPMFLLIATLAILDILNSTNLIPRMVAALISDYLAVPYGPCILQILVEAHILIVGTVTLSLMAADRYVAVVYPLRYPSVITNQTVLVCLLLTNVIAVIFVIPLTVLLTELPFCQGNILSSCFCDYSAMVQKSCTEDPKFLTYLSGLTVIFFIDPLLLILSSYFRITLAALQISSVEERKKVFSTCLTHLLVVCTIYVPLILSYLLPGTGIILSTEAYNTLVMVGNTVPPMLNPIIYSFRNKEIKTSLYKFFMWKTAGGN; encoded by the coding sequence ATGAAGATGAACACCTCTGTGGAGTCAGTGTCAGAGTTTGTGCTGCACTGCGTGATTGATTCCAGTCAGAGGAACTATACGATTGCGGCTCTCATCTTCATTTACTTGACGTCAATTTGTAGCAACCTGCTGGTCTTTCTGGTCATAGTGCAGAACCATCAGCTTCAAACACCTATGTTTCTTTTAATTGCAACTCTTGCAATACTAGACATACTGAACAGCACTAATCTTATTCCGCGAATGGTAGCGGCCCTCATTTCAGATTACCTTGCTGTGCCGTATGGACCCTGCATTCTGCAGATTCTTGTAGAAGCTCACATCTTGATAGTCGGAACTGTTACTTTATCTCTCATGGCAGCTGACCGCTATGTTGCTGTAGTTTATCCCCTCAGATACCCTTCAGtgattacaaatcaaacagtcTTGGTCTGCCTCTTACTAACCAATGTCATTGCAGTTATATTCGTCATACCATTGACAGTTCTTTTGACCGAACTTCCTTTTTGTCAAGGTAACATTCTTTCTTCTTGTTTCTGCGATTATTCTGCAATGGTTCAGAAGTCATGTACTGAAGATCCCAAATTTCTGACTTATCTCTCAGGGCTGACAGTTATCTTTTTTATTGACCCACTGCTACTGATTTTGTCTTCCTACTTTCGAATCACATTGGCAGCACTTCAAATTTCTTcagtggaagaaagaaaaaaagtgtttagcaCCTGTCTGACTCACTTATTGGTGGTTTGTACTATTTACGTACCTTTGATTTTGTCATACTTGCTACCAGGAACTGGGATTATTTTGTCTACTGAAGCCTACAACACTCTTGTCATGGTTGGCAATACTGTTCCTCCTATGTTGAATCCCATTATTTATAGTTTTCGCAATAAGGAGATTAAAACAAGCCTTTACAAATTTTTCATGTGGAAAACAGCTGGAGGAAATTAA